The region CCCAATCCTGCGCGTTGTCGCCCTGATCCAGAAAAGCGACAGCCTTGGCCCCCGACTGGATCACGGTCAGCGGGTCCAGCCGCACCAGCTCGCCCGCGTGGTTGGCATATCGGTCGCAGGCACCGGATTTGCCGTCGGCGATGAAACACATCACCGGGCAGGCATCGCAGCGGATTTTCACAGGCTTGGGGTCGCGCAGGTCGTCAGGCATGTCCGGCCTCCTTCAGGGCGGCGCGCAGGCGCGTCGGCGTGGCCGGTGTCTGCGTCACGCGCGCACCGGTGGCATGGTAGATCGCGTTGAGGATCGCGGGGGCGGTGGGGATCAGCACGTGTTCGCCCAGACCTTTCGCGCCGTAGGGCCCATGGGCGTCAGCCACCTCCAGGATCAGCGTCTCGATCGGGGGAACGTCGCCGATGGTCGGCACCAGATAGTCATGCAGGTTCTCGGTGCGCCCGGGGATATATTCCTCCATCAGCGCCATACCAAGCCCTTGGGCAATGCCGCCCTGCACCTGCCCCTCGACCAACAAGGGGTTGATTGCGCGGCCCACGTCATGGGCGGCGACAAAGCGCAGCGGGCGGCAAAGGCCAAGGGCGATATCCACCTCGACCACCACCAGATGCGCGGCATAGCCGAACTGCGCATAGGGTACGCCCTGCCCGTTCTCATCCAGCGGTTTGACCGGCGGATCATAGCTTTCCTGCGCCTGCAGCACATAGCCCTGCGCATCGACGGGCAGCCGCGTCAGATCAAGGCGCTGCGTGCGCCCGCCGTCGGTCACCGTGAGCTGCCCGTCTTGGCAGCCGATCTGCGCGGCGGGGCCCGCATTGACCTGCCGCAGGATCTGCGCCCGCAGCGCTTCGCCCGTCTTCAGCGCGGCGTTGCCCGACACAAAGGTCTGCCGCGAGGCAGAGGTTTTGCCCGCGTCCGGCGTGATGTCGGTGTCACCCCCTAGGATCTTGATCCCCTCGACCGACAGCCCAAGCGCTTGGGCAAAGATTTGCGGGATCACCGTATTGGCCCCCTGCCCGATGTCCGTCGCGCCTTGGTGCAGCACAACCGTGCCATCCGCCCGCACGCCCGCCAGAATGGTCGACGGGTTCGGCAGCGAGGTATTGCCGCAGCCGTACCACGCCCCCGCGATCCCGACACCGCGTTTCACCGTGTCATTCCTTGCATTGAACCGGGCACATTCGGCTTTCGCCTCCTGCCACGCGGGGCGCAGCGCCTCTAGGCAGGGGGCGATGCCGACGCCCTGATCGAACACCTGCCCGCAGACCGTGGGCACCCCGTCCGCCAGCGCGTTCTTCAAACGGAACTCCAGCGGATCAAGCCCCAGCTTTTCGGCCAGCAGGTCAAAGGCGGTTTCCTGTGCGATGGCCGATTGCGGTACGCCGAAGCCGCGGAAGGCACCGGCGGGGGGGCAATGGGTATGCACGGCACGGCTGCGTGCGCGATAATCAGGGATGTGGTAGGGACCAGAGGCATGCACCGGCACGCGATTGGCGACCGTCGGACCCCAGCTTGCATAAGCACCGGTGTTGAAATCCCCGTCGAACCGCAGCCCCGAAAGCGTCCCATCCGCCTTGGCCCCGACCTTGATCGTGATCTGCGCGGGGTGGCGTTTGGTGGTCGATTGCATCGTCTCGGCGCGCGCATAGGTCATGCGCACGGGCCGCGCCGTCTTGAGCGCGGCAAGCGCGATGAAGGGCTGCAACGACAGGTCGATCTTTGATCCGAAGCCGCCCCCGACCGCCGTCGGCACAATGCGGATGTCAGCCATAGGACGGTCAAGGATCGCGGCCAGTGCTTCGCGGTCCATACCCGGCGCCTGGGTGCAGGCATGCACATGGATGCGCCCGTCGATCACTTGGGCAAAGCCTGCCTCTGGCTCGATATAGCCATGTTCGACAAAACTGGTGGTATATTGCGCCTCGACCGTGACGTCGGCGGCGTCGAGTGCGGCCTCCACATCGCCGCATTGCACGAAGCCGCCGCACATGATGTTCCCTTTGCGGTCCTCGAACAGCTGTGGCGCGTCGGGGGCGGTCGCGGCATCGGTATCGGCAAGCGCAGTTTGTGGCGACCAATGGACGGGGAAGCTTTCCAGATCAAGGGCGATCATCGCCTCCGCCTCGCCTACAACGCAAGCAACCGCCTCCCCCCGGAACCGGATGTGGTTCACAGCGAAAACCGGCTGGTCGATGAAGCCGGGGATCACGCCAAAGGCGTTGAGGCCGGGCACGTCATCTGCGGTCAGGATGCAATGGATCCCGGGCTGCGCGATGCGCCATGCCTCAAGATCGCCGAAGGTAAATCCGGCCGAGGCATGGGGCGCGCGGATGACCCGCGCGACCAAAGCACCGGCTGGGGCAACGTCATCGCCAAATGCCTCTGACCCGTCGACCTTGGCCTGCCCGTCCAGCCGCCGCGCAGGCTGGCCAAGCGCGGTAGAGGCGACAGTCAGCCCGTCGGCAGCATGGGCCCCGACCACCGCGTCGATGATCTTGCGATAGCCGGTGCAGCGACACAGCACGCCGCCAAGGGCATCCTGCACCTGCGCCGCGCTCGGCTGCGGCACCTCGCGCAACAGCGCCACGGCAGAGACCATCATCCCCGGTGTGCAAATACCGCATTGCGCGGCCTGATGGTGCTGAAAGCTTTGCATCAACGCCTGCGCGTCGCGGTCGGTTTTCACCAGCCCCGCCAGCGTCTCTACCTGCCGCCCCACCGCCTGCTGCACGGGCATCAGGCAGGCGCAGACCGGCGCGCCATCGACCAGCACAGTGCAGGCCCCGCAATCGCCCGCGTTGCAGCCGATCTTTACATCCTTGCGGTCCAGCCGCTCGCGCAGCGCGTAAGACAAGCGTTCACCGGGCAGCGGTTCAACCTGTGCAATGCTGCCGTTCAGGGTGAAAGAGGTCACTTCTGTCGTGGTCGGTTTATCCATCACAGGGCCCCTTTCAAGGCGCGCATCACAGCGCGGCGGACCAAAGTGACGCTGGCGGCAAGGCGGTAATCGGCGCTGGCGCGCGCATCTGTGATGGGGCTCAGCGCTTGCACCAGATCAGCAGTTATGCGGCTTTCTACATCGCCGAGGGCGCCACCGCGAAGCTGATCCTCAAGCGCGGTCAGCCGCTGCGCGACGGGGGATGCGGCGCCGATGGCGATGCGGATATCGGTGAGCCTGCCGCTCTCGATCTTTGCCAGCACCGCGACCATGCAGATCGAGATCACCAGATACTTCCGCGCGCCGAGTTTGACAAAGCTGCTGTGACTATCAACCGGGGGCGCGGGGATGTGGATGGCGGTGACAAGCTCGTTCTGGGCGCGGTCGGTCTGGCGCACGCCTTGCAGGAACTGCGACAAGGGCAGCACGCGCGACCCGTTAGCGCTGCAAAGCTCTACCTCGGCATTCAGTGTCAGTAGCGGCGGCACCCCGTCGGCGGCAGGAGAAGCGTTGCACAGATTCCCCGCGATGGTGCCTGCGTTCTGGATCTGGATCGACCCGACCTCGCGCGCCGCCAGCTTGAGCCCGTCGAAAGCGGCGGGCAGATCGGCACGGATGATGTCTGTCCATGTGGTGGCCGCCCCGATACGCCAGCCTTGGTCTGTTTGGCTGATGCCGCGCAGCTCTGACAAGCGGGTGATATCCAACAGGTCGCCCGTCACAGGACGGTCGCCGCGTGCGGGAAACCAATCGGTCCCCCCCGCGATGATCGACACCGGCCCCGCGGCCAATGTGGTTAACGCTTGATCCAATGTCGTCGCGGTCAGGTAGCTCATCCGGTCACCTTTTGCTGCGGGCGTAAAACTTGTTGGTATACGAATAGAAGTGCGTCGGGTGCCTTCGTGTCAAATCAATTCGCATGTCGTCAGCCGACAAAGGCTTTTTCGACCACAAAACTGGCAGGGCGATTATTTGCCCCCTCCACCAGCCCAAAGGATTCGAGCGCGGCCTTGGTGTCGTTCAACATGGCCATCGACCCGCAGATCATCGCACGGTCGCGATCAGGAGAGATCGGCGGCACGTCCAAATCGCGGAACATCTTGCCCGACGCCATCAGGTCGGTTTGCCGCCCTTCGCGTGGCCACGGCGCGCGGGTCAGCGTGTCGTATAGGGTCAGCCTTTGCGCCAATTCACCCACCAGCGGATCGGCCTTGAGGCTGGCGACCAGATCACGGCCATAGGTCAGCTCTTTGGCAGTGCGACAGGTGTGGCACAGGATCAGATCGTCAAACTTCTCATACGTCTCGGGGTCACGGATGACCGACGCGAAAGGCGCAATGCCGGTGCCTGTGGCGAACATCCACAGCCGTTTTCCGGGCAGCAAGGCATCATTCACCAACGTTCCCGTCGGCTTGCGGCGCATCAGCACGGTATCACCGACCTTGAGCTTTTGCAGGTGCTGCGTCAGTGGCCCGTCCGGCACCTTGATAGAATAGAACTCGACCCCCTCGTCCCACGA is a window of Sulfitobacter pontiacus DNA encoding:
- a CDS encoding molybdopterin cofactor-binding domain-containing protein, whose amino-acid sequence is MDKPTTTEVTSFTLNGSIAQVEPLPGERLSYALRERLDRKDVKIGCNAGDCGACTVLVDGAPVCACLMPVQQAVGRQVETLAGLVKTDRDAQALMQSFQHHQAAQCGICTPGMMVSAVALLREVPQPSAAQVQDALGGVLCRCTGYRKIIDAVVGAHAADGLTVASTALGQPARRLDGQAKVDGSEAFGDDVAPAGALVARVIRAPHASAGFTFGDLEAWRIAQPGIHCILTADDVPGLNAFGVIPGFIDQPVFAVNHIRFRGEAVACVVGEAEAMIALDLESFPVHWSPQTALADTDAATAPDAPQLFEDRKGNIMCGGFVQCGDVEAALDAADVTVEAQYTTSFVEHGYIEPEAGFAQVIDGRIHVHACTQAPGMDREALAAILDRPMADIRIVPTAVGGGFGSKIDLSLQPFIALAALKTARPVRMTYARAETMQSTTKRHPAQITIKVGAKADGTLSGLRFDGDFNTGAYASWGPTVANRVPVHASGPYHIPDYRARSRAVHTHCPPAGAFRGFGVPQSAIAQETAFDLLAEKLGLDPLEFRLKNALADGVPTVCGQVFDQGVGIAPCLEALRPAWQEAKAECARFNARNDTVKRGVGIAGAWYGCGNTSLPNPSTILAGVRADGTVVLHQGATDIGQGANTVIPQIFAQALGLSVEGIKILGGDTDITPDAGKTSASRQTFVSGNAALKTGEALRAQILRQVNAGPAAQIGCQDGQLTVTDGGRTQRLDLTRLPVDAQGYVLQAQESYDPPVKPLDENGQGVPYAQFGYAAHLVVVEVDIALGLCRPLRFVAAHDVGRAINPLLVEGQVQGGIAQGLGMALMEEYIPGRTENLHDYLVPTIGDVPPIETLILEVADAHGPYGAKGLGEHVLIPTAPAILNAIYHATGARVTQTPATPTRLRAALKEAGHA
- a CDS encoding xanthine dehydrogenase family protein subunit M, translated to MSYLTATTLDQALTTLAAGPVSIIAGGTDWFPARGDRPVTGDLLDITRLSELRGISQTDQGWRIGAATTWTDIIRADLPAAFDGLKLAAREVGSIQIQNAGTIAGNLCNASPAADGVPPLLTLNAEVELCSANGSRVLPLSQFLQGVRQTDRAQNELVTAIHIPAPPVDSHSSFVKLGARKYLVISICMVAVLAKIESGRLTDIRIAIGAASPVAQRLTALEDQLRGGALGDVESRITADLVQALSPITDARASADYRLAASVTLVRRAVMRALKGAL
- a CDS encoding ferredoxin--NADP reductase, translating into MDAASLSRPSFPIPAGVFAETVTEVQHYTDSLFRFRITRDPSFRFRSGEFVMIGLPNAEKPVFRAYSIASPSWDEGVEFYSIKVPDGPLTQHLQKLKVGDTVLMRRKPTGTLVNDALLPGKRLWMFATGTGIAPFASVIRDPETYEKFDDLILCHTCRTAKELTYGRDLVASLKADPLVGELAQRLTLYDTLTRAPWPREGRQTDLMASGKMFRDLDVPPISPDRDRAMICGSMAMLNDTKAALESFGLVEGANNRPASFVVEKAFVG